tctcctgtttctgtctcaGGACTTTaactcacttcctgttgacaGCAGAGAATCTGATCTGAGATCTGCTGCTGTCGACACAAACTGAACGAGTTTGACCTGCAGAAACTCTCAGCAGCCTACAAACTGATCCTGTTACAGCTTCctgtttatatttctgtttctaTCCTTCAACATGAGCCACCTGGTCCTCAGACACAAGGCTGCGGCGCTGCCTCCTGTCTACAGTTTAGTCGTTGCTGAATACATCCACGTCCTGCAGGTGGAGCTGTTGGGTAGCTAACTGACAAAGCTAACATTTGCATGCTAACACAGAAGATTTTCAAATTAcgttttattaaaataacacaacaaaactATAATTATAAAACATTGAAACTTCCCTCTCATTATTAACTGTGATTAAAGCTACCACACAGAAATTAAAAGGtaataaacatttataaatatTCATCTTTAGCCtctaaaacagaaatgtttggaCGTTGTTTGGATGTCAGGACAGATGTTTGCTAAAAACAGATTTACACATTTAATGAATTCTTTATCAACTGAGACATTTCTGAAGTTCAATGACCTGATTTAAATCAATGGGTTGAAGGTTGTTACTGAGTTTATGTTCAGACTAACGTTCAAAGGCGATGATGGTGGACAGGTGGACATGTGGACCGGAGGACATGTGGACAGGTGGACCGGAGGACATGTGGACATGTGGACCGGAGGACATGTGGACAGGTGGACCGGAGGACATGTGGACCAGAAGACATGTGGACCGGTGGACCAGAAGACATGTGGACCAGAAGACATGTGGACAGGTGGACCGGAGGACATGTGGACCAGAAGACATGTGGACAGGTGGACCGGAGGACATGTGGACAGGTGGACCGGTGGACATGTGAACAGGTGGACCAGAGGACAGGTGGACCAGAGGACATATGGCCCAGAGGACATGTGGACAGGTGGACTGGAGGACAGGTGGACCAGAGGACATGTGGACAGGTGGACCGGAGGACATGTGGACCGACCGGAGGACATGTGGACAGGTGGACCAAAGGACATGTGGACCGGAGGACATGTGGACAGGTGGACCAGAGGACATGTGGACAGGTGGACCAGAGGACATGTGGCCCAGAGGACATGTGGACAGGTGGACCGGAGGACATGTGGACAGGTGGACCAGAAGACATGTGGACAGGTGGACCAGAAGACATGTGGACAGGTGGACCGGAGGACGTGGACCAGAAGACATGTGGACATGTGGACCGGAGGACATGTGGACAGGTGGACATGTGGACAGGTGGACCGGAGGACATGTGGACAGGTGGACCGGTGGACATGTGGACAGGTGGACCAGAGGACATGTGGACAGGTGGACCGGAGGACATGTGGACCGGAGGACATGTGGACAGGTGGACCGGTGGACATGTGGACCAGAGGACATGTGGACAGGTGGACCAGAGGACAGGTGGACCAGAGGACAATTGGACAGGTGGACCGGAGGACATGTGGACAGGTGGACCAGAGGACATGTGGCCCAGAGGACATGTGGACAGGTGGACCGGAGGACATGTGGACAGGTGGACCAGAAGACATGTGGACAGGTGGACCGGAGGACGTGGACCAGAAGACATGTGGACAGGTGGACCGGAGGACATGTGGACAGGTGGACATGTGGACAGGTGGACCGGAGGACATGTGGACCGGAGGACATGTGGACAGGTGGACCGGTGGACATGTGGACCAGAGGACATGTGGACAGGTGGACCAGAGGACAGGTGGACCAGAGGACAAGTGGACAGGTGGACCAGAGGACATGTGGACAGGTGGACCAGAGGACATGTGGCCCAGAGGACATGTGGACAGGTGGACCGGAGGACATGTGGACAGGTGGCCCAGAGGACATGTGGACAGGTGGACCGGAGGACAGGTGGACCAGAGGACATGTGGACAGGTGGACCAGAGGACATGTGGACAGGTGGACCAGAAGACAGTGAAGGTGAACATATCAGATGGCTGCTGGAGAAGAAATGACTCAGACTTCAATTCAGttcttaacttttattttttgacatcaCATTTTTGTCCTCTTACATTTACACAGACTGGTTCCCTCCGCCAGTTAAACCAGTCCAACCAGTTCCACTGGATTCATTTAAGGCACATTAAAGGCGATTCATTCACTtattaacaaaataatgaagatttttggtctgaaaataaacaaacaaacaaacctgtcaacaacatgaacacacattcaTATGCTTCTATCTTTGTGAGAACCTTCACAGATATATTGCATTCCTAAGCCCATTACCCTAACCCTGACCTTAACCACCACAGCTAAATACCAAACCCCGACCCCGACCCTAACCTAAACCTGATTATAACCTGAACCTTAAATCAAGTCTGTGCCCTCTAACAGGCCACTAAAGAGGAGCAAAGCAGCAACAATGTCCTCATTTACCAAAATGTCCTTGCTTtgttcaaaaaaaaagtttcgGTCCCCACTATGTATCAAATacaatcaacacacacacacacacacacacacacacacacacacacaatttgatTCAGAGTTTCACCTGTCGGGTCCCTCAGTCTGATCTGgacacacacctgcagctgTCAGGTGACCTCATGTTAGAGTCTTTGGACCAACAGCTCTGATAAGGACACTTGGAGATACAATCGATCAAAGTATTGATTGTTTTGGCTGAAAGCTCATCAGGATGcagattttaaagataaactctGCAGGATGAAAATGAACATATACACTCACAGAGTCGTCACAATGACCCGCTCCCAGTGTGGTGGTgagtttatctgcagagactccgCTCTCTGACTGGAGTTTATTACTCTCTGCTTATTCTGCCGTGTTCAGGACGTTCCTGgtcacagcgctcaggtgaggtcgggactTTGTAAAAAAGGtggcaaccaggtgccagaccgtcAGCAGCATGCATCcgagaggaagctacaaaaaacACGGACACAGAAGGATAAAGAGCAAATACAGGAACAAGAGTGAACCTGGGGTCGGATTTCACTTTGACTGGTGAGTACGTGCAAGGGACGGCTGTGATTTATtaaagtggggctgtatgacgCATTTATCCACAGTCACTGTGTTACAcacactaactgatggaggcagcagcagaccagcagctcctgtgttcactgGTGTTAAGTCTGGCTGAGAAGAGAGAGATATAACAGCTTTATTCTCgtgttggaaatcactgtctgtttctccaaactggagaactgacatctactgtaggtgaCACACTGTCTACAGATAAATACCTCATATAAACACACTTTAATAAGTCCAAACTGTCCCTCTGACAAACAGTAACTGTCACTTCCTGCAGAGTTTACCTTTAAATGAATCACAGAACCCACTGAttgtatcaaaaataaacatcaatTAATCACCTGATTATCAAagacttgcacacacacacacacacacacacacacacacacacacacacacacacacacacacacagggttgtGTGTTTAGATCTAGTTAAAGCTCAGTTCAGTCAGCGGCCCTCGAGTTTCAGATGATTccgattattttgttttttatctaaaTAAAAAACTGAACCTGAACTCGACGGCCGCTCGCTGCCTTCGTCTCACAGTCTTCATCAGCAGGTGGACTCAGATCTCACCTGAGTCGCCCCCCTCTGAGGAAGACCATGAGGCTGGTTAAAGCAAGTAAGAACCAGACCAACGATCTGGATCAGAATCAGTTTCAGGATCCAGATTAGATCAGACCCAGGACCTGGATCAGGACCTGGATCAGGACAGATCTAAACCCACCCTGTTTATTACCCATAATCCTCCACCAATAAAGCCCGCACTGTGTGGCCCAGCAGCCCTGattgattttcaaaataaaaggctcGTTCAGGATGTGTTGCAGCAGCATCTGACAGACTGACGGAGGCAGCCGATTGGCTACCTTCAGTGACCAATCAGAGACGAGTCCCAGAGGCCCGGcagagacaaataaaaacaacaacaacacaaagctTCAGTCTGTTTGtgcaaaaaagaagaagaatcaaagaaacagcagaaacagctgatctgagtccAGCACGTCTGATCCTGAAACCTGAAGGCACCATTTGGTTCGACTGCATCAGTCCAGCTCTcctcttcctgtcagctgaccTCTGTGGCTCGTCGTCATGGTTTCCCCACGTCCACTGTGATCTTAGTGAACAGGTCAAACTTCTCTATCTTCACCACTTTGTAGGACAAAGAGTTGATCCCGTCTCTGTGCATCGTCTCTCTGGTGTGAGCGATCCGGTTGAACctgacagacaaaacaaagggACACAGGTGACTGAGGTGTTCTTAAAACTATCCTTCGCCATCTTTACCAGGAAATGGCGACACACTGAGCTTCACAGAGGTGAGGACAAGAACAGGTGTGTGGACAGGTGTCAGATCTGTGCAGAGACACATCTCATACAGTATGAAGATAACATCCAGAACACAAGTCTGGCTCTCATGAGAAACACTTACAACTAATAAAGTCACCTGACGCCACAGTTTCAACACTGATTGGTCCACAGTCACTCCCTTGCATCTATATCCTGCATCTGGGGCAGTGAGGCTCCGTCTGATTGGTCACATATACTGACATTAACGTGTGACTGTGCGACACATGTAAATTACTGTTAATCTCAGCTCAAGACGTCTTTTTTGAGACTGTTATCGCACATGTTGAGGTCATGATGAGAGTAACATTTGGATATATTGTGCAGCTCTCGTAGGAAAATCATCTCTTTCAAGACGCTGAGAGATCCACATCCAGACCGACCAGGATCAAGCAGCTACAGCCTCCGACCTGTAGCGAGAGGTCGTTCACTCGCCGCGTCATGCACCctcaaatttattgtttttattgtaggcACGCAGCACATTTTCCCAAACGCACATTTTTCAGTGCAtgacaacagcagcaggcaccacatgtcatgtgacgaggaccgaccaatcacagctgacggATATCTTTCcttcttcagtaaatatcagtgtgtgatcaatatggaggaggagatgatcatgttagtgcagagctgtcagagcgtCACGTCtgccccacacacactcaggaaGTAGATCAGCTCTGACGTCAGGATCTCTGTAAGTAGGCTGTGATACAGTGCTGGTTAttgttgcttagcaacctcagaaaCAACCTGTCTCCCCGCCcctgaaagttggcacagatgAGTCACAAAAGTATCACCCAGCGTCCGGCCTTGTGCTTTCCAGttggttaaagacgcagcatgtgtacgggcCCTGAGGCAGCTCTGACAGTGAGGACGACCTGCTGGACTGGAGGATGAACTCCAGACTGTCGAACCCAAAACTCTCAAAACCAGCAAAAAAAAGTTCTTTTTCATTCAGACATCAGGTTCAAAGAGTGTCTTCAACACTTCAGGAAATGTAGTGACGTGCCTGCGCTCGTCTCTCGAGCCTGAAGATGTCGACATGCAGGTTTCTTTTCTTGTTACGAAGCTGCAGACACTGAGACCTGCACAGACCTGAAGTGTTCTTAATGGACGTGACTGAATATTTAACTTTCAGTCAGTTTATATTCTTGGTACagtttgatttgtgttttgCCTTCAGATGATGCTCTGAGTTCAGGTTATTCTGATGCAGACGGAGAGAGTCGGTTTTTAGACTTCTTTTGGAAATCTGTTTAAGAAGGTGCTGCTGAGTTAAGGACCTTTGGCTGAGGGAGCCTGACACTGTGATTCATGTTGAAAGCTTTTGATGTAAACGTTCCAACAAGGAAAACATCTTGAAAATCTGGAAACTTTTTCTCAACAAGGACCCAGCAGCAGTGAGCTGACTCACATCTCCTGACGTTAGGTGACCCGGTCCacgatccatccatccatggtGCGTCATGTCTCCATACTGTGACTTCTGTGTTGCCatggtgtttttatttctccatTTCCTGTATGCTGATCATAACTTCTGTTGTTTCAACGAGTTTctgttttattctttcttttcttcgtttattgttttgtttgttttaatcttCCTCTGTGTTGGACAGTTCACTGCCTCTGCCACGTCCACATGATCTGTCCTTCAAAGACCCAAAGACAGAAACTTAAAAAATCTTCTGTATTGCCTTTGTCTCTCTTGTAAGAACCTGTACATCATGTGAACAGCAGGGGGCACCATCAGCACGTGTAGTGATGGAGGCATTCAGGCTGGTCGGACACATGCCAGAATAAACGTGGTCACGAGCTGACAgcagcatttcctgtttccttcTTCAGAGCTGAGATCATATCCAAATCCTGAGAGGTTATCAGTCGCAGTCACATTGAAGGTCGGAGAGAcgtgatgtcacagtgtgagagaggaaagagacatTTTGTCCTGTTACGGTTCAGAGTTCCTACGGCTTAACTTAGtcttaagacttttttttaaagactttttttaaatgccactCAGAGGAAAATTTGagaccaattttacaataacaaaaaaaaaaaaaaccaattaAAATTTTGCCTGAATTTTTACTGTAAAGTTTTCTTGGTGGTTTTATGTTTCTCAGTCTGCATGTTGGATTCTGCTGCTTTGATTCCCATCGAGAGTTAGAAAAACTTTTAAGATCAAACACACTGAGATTCATCGCTCATACATCGCCTCGCACTGGTTTCAGCTGTGCCGCGATATCTTGGTGAAACAGTCAGTCTTGGTTGAATGCGCAAAGCTCCACATGTCGTCCATGAACAGTTAACTCACAGTGGATCCTCTGAACTGAGCTGAAACTAAACCTGAGTGTTGTTGGTTGGTGTGACGTTAATGTGAGAGGCATTCACTACATTATTATTGAAAAATTGATGATACCAATTATTCGTCAATTATTAGTcagaaaaaacaataaactcATGTCTCCCACGACgtcatttctttttctgtacACGAACAGTTTAAACACGAGTTGTGTTCctcattttttcttcttctttcttcagtTTCCTCAATAATTTAATTTGTCTTATTTTATATCATCTCTTTTATCTATCTGTCCCTGCACTTGTCTTCAGTTGTCACAGTATTAcacaatgaaatataaaaaaaataacaaaaattaaacaaatgaaattaCATCCGACTTCCCGTCTgagcattttaagacttttttaaagaTTGAGATATTTTAAGACCAGTTATGAAAAACAAACGAGTGTCAGGCTGAAGGAGGAGTCACTGATCAGGTGACTCCAGATGTGACTCAGATTATTTCAGGTGTTTTACCTCTGAGGATTGGGCTCGTTCTTTTGGTCTCTCTCGTGGCGGATCATCCGACACTTCCCCATCTCACCGCTGGGTCTGGAGATGGACATGCCTTTAGAGGCCAACCTGAAAACAGAACATGGTCCAGTTCAGACAAACAGtgctgaggtcaaaggtcagagcaGAAACAGAGAACAACAGAGGATCAAACCACAGCAGGAGACGAACACAAACATGAACTGTGTCTCGGTCACACAGCTGCGAGACAAACTCTCAACAAGACATCGGACCTCGCTCTGTGTCCGAGGAAGATATGAGACATGATATATGTTAATATGAGGAGAAACAGCTGTGAACAAACACAACGCTTTTATCTGATTGATTTCATGAACTAATCGATCAATAActcacaaccagacatgttcaaCAGAAACATTAATCAACAACACTGTGATAACAAATTAAACTCATGATGTGTGACCTGTGTATTTATTCTCTGTTCTGTTTCTTTAAAACGATTCTTGCCATGTAAACAAATTAGTCATTAGTATTTTTCCCTCTCCTACACACCTGTGTGGAAATACATGTGCAAAGTATTCGTTCATTCTCAATCACCCATATGGTGACAGATGTATTTGTCACAAAGTGGACAGATTATATTGtgtatattttctgtgtgttacCTGTTGTAGATGTCGTCGTCCTCTCCGCCCCAGCCCCAGTAGTTGTTGGGGAAGCCGTTGATCTTCAGGTACTGGTCTTTACTCATCGAGGACACGCCTCCAAAATACTGATTATATGGTAAcctgcaggacagacagacagacagactgtcaCACTTTTGACTACAACAGAAAACCTGTACAAAAAGTTGAAACCTGTCAGAAACACACAGTCAGTAAAAATCTGATCTGAGGTCCTGAAGAAGATCCAGTAAAACCTGAGAGACTGAACCttcatatgaacacacacaggaaatggatttattgtgtcagacttttaaaatccctgtaaacatgtcagtgtgagtgaaatggtcctgcagtgaatgtgtcacagtgggactaacacacccagatcatgtgactcctgcatgtatacagtcagtcagacccaaactggccgaggcgctctgagcatgctccacagtttccgccccgggctttgacccggaagtccaatagcattaaatgtgtaagagaagaagaagccggtaacaacatggagaaatctacatccagagccgtgactttttggacggaccaaatgtacagagctgtaaagttgtccaccatggtagcagttagctgctagctaaccgtagctaacttgtttgtccattgtttggtctgtgacgtaataggtcaacaggaaaaaggtccaatactaacaagctgaaagggggcatatctccacctatcgtagaggagtcgcacatacttggctcaataaatggattcccctcccgtgcttgtatactgggacaaggacagtaggccagttagatgtcctcgtccagctgggactggagctccacttcactgtttccatggaaacagacTGAGTGAGTAAAACTAACTGTATTAacagggtcaaagttcagaCAGTTTTTCGGATGTAAACTCTGGAGCTTCCTTCCACTGTCGACCATAACCCCATCACAGCAGATATtactgtctgtttgtttcacaGTCACTAACACTGTCAGACACTGACCTGTAACGATCAATCGATCTGAATCGATATATGAGGTCAATGATCAATGATCCAATAccatcaatgcaaagtgaaaacatctgtgtcactgtcaaactgCAGCAGGCaagaggaggatgatgaggatAACATCACTCGGGAATAAATCAGTagtgtggaaatatttgatTTTGAAAATACAGGTCAAAATACAGGAAACAATGATGTCACCATCTCACTCCGCTAACGTCTCACTACAGAAACATCAGctgctgtttcaacaatgttaggatgacaaatacagtacaggccaaaagtttggacacaccttctcattcaatgcgttttctttattttcatgactatttacattgtagattctcactgaaggcatcaaaactatgaatgaacacatgtggagttatgtacttaacaaaaaaggtgaaataactgaaaacatgttttatattctagtttcttcaaaatagccaccctttgctctgattactgctttgcacactcttggcattctctccatgagcttcaagaggtagtcacctgaaatggttttccaacagtcttgaaggagttcccagaggtgtttagcacttgttggcccctttgccttcactctgcggtccagctcaccccaaaccatctccattgggttcaggtccggtgactgtggaggccaggtcatctgccgcagcactccatcactctccttcttggtcaaatagcccttacacagcctggaggtgtgtttggggtcattgtcctgttgaaaaataaatgatcgtccagctaaacgcaaaccggatgggatggcatgtcgctgcaggatgctgtggtagccatgctggttcagtgtgccttcaattttgaataaatccccaacagtgtcaccagcaaaacacccccacaccatcacacctcctcctccatgcttcacagtgggaaccaggcatgtggaatccatccgttcaccttttctgcgtctcacaaagacacgtggttggaaccaaagatctcaaatttggactcatcagaccaaagcacagatttccactggtctaatgtccattccttgtgtttcttggcccaaacaaatctcttctgcttgttgcctctccttagcagtggtttcctagcagctatttgaccatgaaggcctgattcgcgcagtctcctcttaacagttgttctagagatgggtctgctgctagaactctgtgtggcattcatctggtctctgatctgagctgctgttaacttgccatttctgaggctggtgactcggatgaacttatcctcagaagcagaggtgactcttggtcttcctttcctggtcggtcctcatgtgtgccagtttcgttgtagcgcttgatggtttttgcgactccacttggggacacatttaaagtttttgcaattttccggactgactgaccttcatttcttaaagtaatgatggccactggtttttctttagttagctgattggttcttgccataatatgaattttaacagttgtccaatagggctgtcggctgtgtattaacctgacttctgcacaacacaactgatggtcccaaccccattgataaagcaagaaattccactaattaaccctgataaggcacacctgtgaagtggaaaccatttcaggtgactacctcttgaagctcatggagagaatgccaagagtgtgcaaagcagtaatcagagcaaagggtggctattttgaagaaactagaatataaaacatgttttcagttatttcacctttttttgttaagtacataactccacatgtgttcattcatagttttgatgccttcagtgagaatctacaatgtaaatagtcatgaaaataaagaaaactcattgaatgagaaggtgtgtccaaacttttggcctgtactgtatgagctgagctgttctgtcaggagacGCAGAGACTTAAACCAACAGTTAGAAGGAAAAGTATAAGGTAACATGTCATTTGTTAAACAGAGGAACAAGCTCTGCTAGCGGCTAGGCTAATTTttacaatgtaaacatgctaatgctaataaaGAAGCAACAGTTTGTCTGTGAAACCTGACGGTTGTTACTGAGCTGGATCTGACACTGCTGTTAAATGAtgttgttttatggctgtttggggacgtttgtctccaggactttaagacacaagtttgtctccagaactttaagacacaagtttgtctccaggactttgagacacaagtttgtcttcaggactttgagacacaagtttgtctccaggactttgagacacaagtttgtctccaggactttgagacacaagtttgtctccaggactttgagacagaagtttgtctccaggactttaagacacaagtttgtctccaggactttgagacacaagtttgtctccaggactttaagacacaagtttgtctccaggactttgagacagaagtttgtcttcaggactttgacttCAACAGTTCCTacagtcagtctttttctcccatcaagtctgtttttatagatcacaacttgaTCAGTGTTGACGCCTCCTTCAGGCCTCAGTTTGTGCGcacacagtgtttataaatgagactcaGCTGATTTAATCcggtaaaaacattgaattaaACAGTTTCAGGTTACAAATATCTGTGTTCCTCTGACACTGCTCGTTGTGGAGAGGCTGTTAACTACAGTGACAAcatgaatgtctctatctacagtcagtgtttggtttgtccgttctgggctactgtagaaacatggcggagcaacatggtgatctctgtagacgaggacttgctccctgtggagatataaacagctcattctgagggaaCCAGAACACAACTATTAGACTCACTTCAAATCCAACACTCTGGAGCTCAGTGTGTCCGACTGTcacattttaacaacaacaggaagtgaaaagACATTCATCAAATTTAATCAGATTatcctgagtgtgtgtgtgtgtgtgtgtgtgtctgaaggaaacaggaagtgaggagcCTGACAGATGGCAGAGTTTGAGAGCTGATCTCTTCCTCTGTGGTGTCACTGCCAGAACATGCAAAGCCACAGCTCAGCAGTTtcctccaaaacacacacacacacacacacacacacagtgacgatcacacacacacacacacacacacacacacacacacacacacacacacacacacacacagtgac
This region of Epinephelus fuscoguttatus linkage group LG9, E.fuscoguttatus.final_Chr_v1 genomic DNA includes:
- the LOC125894954 gene encoding uncharacterized protein LOC125894954 isoform X7, translated to MMVDRWTCGPEDMWTGGPEDMWTCGPEDMWTGGPEDMWTRRHVDRWTGGHVDRWTGGHVNRWTRGQVDQRTYGPEDMWTGGLEDRWTRGHVDRWTGGHVDRPEDMWTGGPKDMWTGGHVDRWTRGHVDRWTRGHVAQRTCGQVDRRTCGQVDQKTCGQVDQKTCGQVDRRTWTRRHVDMWTGGHVDRWTCGQVDRRTCGQVDRWTCGQVDQRTCGQVDRRTCGPEDMWTGGPVDMWTRGHVDRWTRGQVDQRTIGQVDRRTCGQVDQRTCGPEDMWTGGPEDMWTGGPEDMWTGGPEDVDQKTCGQVDRRTCGQVDMWTGGPEDMWTGGHVDRWTGGHVDQRTCGQVAQRTCGQVDRRTGGPEDMWTGGPEDMWTGGPEDSEGEHIRWLLEKK
- the LOC125894954 gene encoding uncharacterized protein LOC125894954 isoform X2 is translated as MMVDRWTCGPEDMWTGGPEDMWTCGPEDMWTGGPEDMWTRRHVDRWTGGHVDRWTGGHVNRWTRGQVDQRTYGPEDMWTGGLEDRWTRGHVDRWTGGHVDRPEDMWTGGPKDMWTGGHVDRWTRGHVDRWTRGHVAQRTCGQVDRRTCGQVDQKTCGQVDQKTCGQVDRRTWTRRHVDMWTGGHVDRWTCGQVDRRTCGPEDMWTGGPVDMWTRGHVDRWTRGQVDQRTIGQVDRRTCGQVDQRTCGPEDMWTGGPEDMWTGGPEDMWTGGPEDVDQKTCGQVDRRTCGQVDMWTGGPEDMWTGGHVDRWTGGHVDQRTCGQVDQRTGGPEDKWTGGPEDMWTGGPEDMWPRGHVDRWTGGHVDRWPRGHVDRWTGGQVDQRTCGQVDQRTCGQVDQKTVKVNISDGCWRRNDSDFNSVLNFYFLTSHFCPLTFTQTGSLRQLNQSNQFHWIHLRHIKGDSFTY
- the LOC125894954 gene encoding uncharacterized protein LOC125894954 isoform X9, whose product is MMVDRWTCGPEDMWTGGPEDMWTCGPEDMWTGGPEDMWTRRHVDRWTGGHVDRWTGGHVNRWTRGQVDQRTYGPEDMWTGGLEDRWTRGHVDRWTGGHVDRPEDMWTGGPKDMWTGGHVDRWTRGHVDRWTRGHVAQRTCGQVDRRTCGQVDQKTCGQVDQKTCGQVDRRTWTRRHVDMWTGGHVDRWTCGQVDRRTCGQVDRWTCGQVDQRTCGQVDRRTCGPEDMWTGGPVDMWTRGHVDRWTRGQVDQRTIGQVDRRTCGQVDQRTCGPEDMWTGGPEDMWTGGPEDMWTGGPEDVDQKTCGQVDRRTCGQVDMWTGGPEDMWTGGHVDRWTGGHVDQRTCGQVDRRTGGPEDMWTGGPEDMWTGGPEDSEGEHIRWLLEKK
- the LOC125894954 gene encoding uncharacterized protein LOC125894954 isoform X5; translated protein: MMVDRWTCGPEDMWTGGPEDMWTCGPEDMWTGGPEDMWTRRHVDRWTGGHVDRWTGGHVNRWTRGQVDQRTYGPEDMWTGGLEDRWTRGHVDRWTGGHVDRPEDMWTGGPKDMWTGGHVDRWTRGHVDRWTRGHVAQRTCGQVDRRTCGQVDQKTCGQVDQKTCGQVDRRTWTRRHVDMWTGGHVDRWTCGQVDRRTCGQVDRWTCGQVDQRTCGQVDRRTCGPEDMWTGGPEDMWTGGHVDRWTGGHVDQRTCGQVDQRTGGPEDKWTGGPEDMWTGGPEDMWPRGHVDRWTGGHVDRWPRGHVDRWTGGQVDQRTCGQVDQRTCGQVDQKTVKVNISDGCWRRNDSDFNSVLNFYFLTSHFCPLTFTQTGSLRQLNQSNQFHWIHLRHIKGDSFTY
- the LOC125894954 gene encoding uncharacterized protein LOC125894954 isoform X10, coding for MMVDRWTCGPEDMWTGGPEDMWTCGPEDMWTGGPEDMWTRRHVDRWTGGHVDRWTGGHVNRWTRGQVDQRTYGPEDMWTGGLEDRWTRGHVDRWTCGQVDQRTCGQVDRRTCGPEDMWTGGPVDMWTRGHVDRWTRGQVDQRTIGQVDRRTCGQVDQRTCGPEDMWTGGPEDMWTGGPEDMWTGGPEDVDQKTCGQVDRRTCGQVDMWTGGPEDMWTGGHVDRWTGGHVDQRTCGQVDQRTGGPEDKWTGGPEDMWTGGPEDMWPRGHVDRWTGGHVDRWPRGHVDRWTGGQVDQRTCGQVDQRTCGQVDQKTVKVNISDGCWRRNDSDFNSVLNFYFLTSHFCPLTFTQTGSLRQLNQSNQFHWIHLRHIKGDSFTY
- the LOC125894954 gene encoding uncharacterized protein LOC125894954 isoform X4, with the translated sequence MMVDRWTCGPEDMWTGGPEDMWTCGPEDMWTGGPEDMWTRRHVDRWTGGHVDRWTGGHVNRWTRGQVDQRTYGPEDMWTGGLEDRWTRGHVDRWTGGHVDRPEDMWTGGPKDMWTGGHVDRWTRGHVDRWTRGHVAQRTCGQVDRRTCGQVDQKTCGQVDQKTCGQVDRRTWTRRHVDMWTGGHVDRWTCGQVDRRTCGQVDRWTCGQVDQRTCGQVDRRTCGPEDMWTGGPVDMWTRGHVDRWTRGQVDQRTIGQVDRRTCGQVDQRTCGPEDMWTGGPEDMWTGGPEDMWTGGPEDVDQKTCGQVDRRTCGQVDMWTGGPEDMWTGGHVDRWTGGHVDQRTCGQVDRRTCGQVAQRTCGQVDRRTGGPEDMWTGGPEDMWTGGPEDSEGEHIRWLLEKK
- the LOC125894954 gene encoding uncharacterized protein LOC125894954 isoform X6, encoding MMVDRWTCGPEDMWTGGPEDMWTCGPEDMWTGGPEDMWTRRHVDRWTGGHVDRWTGGHVNRWTRGQVDQRTYGPEDMWTGGLEDRWTRGHVDRWTGGHVDRPEDMWTGGPKDMWTGGHVDRWTRGHVDRWTRGHVAQRTCGQVDRRTCGQVDQKTCGQVDQKTCGQVDRRTWTRRHVDMWTGGHVDRWTCGQVDRRTCGQVDRWTCGQVDQRTCGQVDRRTCGPEDMWTGGPVDMWTRGHVDRWTRGQVDQRTIGQVDRRTCGQVDQRTCGPEDMWTGGPEDMWTGGPEDMWTGGPEDVDQKTCGQVDRRTCGQVDMWTGGPEDMWTGGHVDRWTGGHVDQRTCGQVDQRTGGPEDKWTGGPEDMWTGGPEDMWPRGHVDRWTGGHVDRWTRRQ